A DNA window from Brassica napus cultivar Da-Ae chromosome A4, Da-Ae, whole genome shotgun sequence contains the following coding sequences:
- the LOC106446130 gene encoding peroxidase 63 translates to MAKLIILLFFINLSLLSSAAESRLTTDFYSKSCPRFLDIVRDTITNKQITTPTTAAAALRLFFHDCFPNGCDASVLVSSTAFATAERDSSINLSLPGDGFDVVIRAKTALELACPNTVSCSDILAVAVRDLLVTVGGPYYEISLGRRDSRVSRSSLLLADSLPLPSSPISKLVDQFTSRGFSVQEMVALSGAHTIGFSHCKEFTNRVARVNDTGYNPRFADALRKACSNYRNDPTISVFNDVMTPNKFDNVYFQNIPKGLGLLESDHGLYSDPRTRPFVELYARDQARFFKDFAGAMQKLSVYGVLTGRRGEIRRRCDAIN, encoded by the coding sequence ATGGCGAAACTCATCATCCTCCTCTTCTTTATCAACTTATCCTTACTATCTTCAGCCGCCGAATCTCGCCTCACCACCGACTTCTACTCCAAATCATGCCCTAGATTCCTCGACATTGTCCGCGACACCATCACCAACAAACAGATCACCACCCCAACAACCGCCGCCGCCGCACTCCGCCTCTTCTTCCACGACTGCTTCCCCAACGGCTGCGACGCCTCCGTCCTCGTCTCCTCCACCGCTTTCGCCACCGCGGAACGCGACTCCTCGATCAACCTCTCTCTCCCCGGAGACGGCTTCGACGTCGTGATCCGCGCCAAAACCGCGCTCGAGCTCGCCTGTCCCAACACCGTCTCTTGCTCCGATATCCTCGCCGTCGCCGTCCGCGATCTCCTCGTCACCGTCGGCGGACCTTACTACGAGATCTCCCTCGGCCGCCGCGACTCTCGCGTCTCGAGATCGTCTCTCCTCCTCGCTGATAGCCTCCCTCTTCCTTCTTCCCCGATCTCGAAGCTCGTCGATCAGTTCACCTCCAGAGGATTCTCCGTTCAGGAAATGGTGGCGTTGAGCGGGGCCCACACCATCGGATTCTCGCATTGCAAAGAGTTCACCAACCGGGTCGCCCGGGTTAACGATACCGGGTATAACCCGAGATTCGCTGACGCTCTGAGGAAAGCTTGTTCGAATTACCGAAATGACCCTACGATCTCTGTCTTCAACGACGTGATGACTCCGAACAAGTTCGACAACGTGTACTTCCAGAACATTCCGAAAGGTCTCGGGTTGCTAGAGTCGGATCATGGGTTGTATTCCGATCCGAGAACCCGGCCTTTCGTCGAGCTATACGCGAGAGACCAAGCTCGGTTCTTTAAAGACTTCGCTGGAGCCATGCAGAAGCTGAGCGTCTACGGCGTTTTGACCGGACGGCGAGGAGAGATCCGGCGAAGATGTGATGCAATCAACTAA
- the LOC125607926 gene encoding putative F-box protein At3g22650: MEKSTSESTSDSPTPTGEDLKRDLNNKLAEILAYGREIEVCCDADRNHRFVESIGDAIRLLHLLREVEWEMTDSDISSSSTSPKLEVPIMSEPVARASGQTFDEIYVAEWLNREANCPKINDVLTHHLWITKELVKDLITQMCANKYELPELCDEIVTDGFKKGFKSLLKRISSSTSQIEAALMSSHSMGVENMATEEHLAVEPVAEEHLAVEPVAEEHLAVEPVAVEHLPQLPLEMVEEIFARAPIESLLRFRTTCKVFYCKTFETKYIYRHVDLSQERFLRFDNVLHIIDPVATSDMSSAMPDYLKPAAFISTAVHCDGLFLFQNRNSFRLTLWNPLLRIVYWIRPMGVLTSNDCYGIGYCKRGSYKIVRIYDADWEDECEDEVQVFETETESWSYVDASPLDWKVASLHPGLSVNGKMYWLARIKGVPVPTFIQSFNFSEETFTSVCTLPLDYDPVHTNALSVYSHNRLSLVHQGQNTRAIDVWVTNPLAEETVTWSHAFTVTNLDLPCIRPYYDMAYPVHILDRNNTLFVLCRERTREQSEENDDEQDEGSPQMRLYRIGRHGIQERANVANTIFFEHQVCGYLYTPSLVSPN, from the exons ATGGAGAAATCGACGTCGGaatcgacgtcggactcaccGACACCCACCGGCGAGGATCTGAAGCGGGATTTAAACAACAAATTGGCTGAGATTTTGGCTTACGGAAGAGAGATCGAAGTTTGCTGTGATGCTGACAGAAACCATAGATTCGTGGAATCAATTGGTGATGCTATTAGACTCCTTCATCTTCTGAGGGAAGTTGAATGGGAGATGACTGATTCTGATATCTCTTCCTCTTCGACATCTCCAAAATTGGAAGTTCCGATCATGAGCGAACCGGTAGCCAGAGCTTCTGGGCAG ACATTTGATGAAATATATGTAGCAGAGTGGCTGAATCGTGAAGCTAATTGTCCGAAAATCAATGATGTACTCACTCACCATTTGTGGATAACGAAAGAGTTGGTCAAGGACTTGATTACGCAGATGTGTGCCAACAAATATGAGCTGCCAGAACTATGTGATGAAATAGTCACAGACGGGTTCAAAAAGGGTTTTAAGTCATTGCTTAAGCGGATATCCTCATCTACCTCTCAGATAGAAGCTGCACTGATGTCTTCACACAGCATGGGGGTTGAGAATATGGCCACGGAAGAGCATCTTGCAGTGGAGCCTGTTGCAGAGGAGCATCTCGCTGTGGAGCCTGTTGCAGAGGAGCATCTCGCAGTGGAGCCTGTTGCAGTGGAGCATCTCCCACAGCTACCTTTGGAAATGGTAGAAGAAATCTTTGCTCGGGCACCAATCGAGTCTCTTCTACGTTTCAGAACAACATGCAAAGTCTTCTACTGCAAAACCTTTGAGACGAAGTACATCTATAGACACGTCGACTTGTCTCAAGAAAGGTTTCTTCGATTTGACAACGTCTTGCATATCATTGATCCCGTGGCCACCTCTGACATGTCTAGTGCAATGCCTGACTACCTTAAACCTGCTGCTTTCATATCTACTGCGGTACACTGTGATGGTTTGTTCCTCTTTCAAAACCGTAACAGCTTCAGGCTAACCCTTTGGAATCCGCTCTTGAGGATCGTGTATTGGATTCGACCAATGGGAGTCCTCACAAGCAACGACTGTTATGGCATAGGGTATTGTAAACGAGGATCTTACAAGATTGTAAGAATCTACGATGCAGACTGGGAAGACGAATGTGAAGACGAAGTACAGGTGTTTGAAACTGAAACCGAGTCGTGGAGCTATGTGGATGCGTCACCTCTTGACTGGAAAGTTGCTAGCTTACATCCGGGGTTATCAGTTAATGGCAAGATGTATTGGCTCGCGCGAATTAAAGGTGTTCCGGTGCCGACTTTCATTCAATCTTTCAATTTCTCGGAGGAGACTTTTACTTCGGTATGCACACTTCCCCTTGACTATGATCCAGTACACACAAATGCGCTATCTGTCTACAGTCACAACCGCTTGTCGCTTGTACATCAAGGCCAGAACACGAGAGCTATTGATGTTTGGGTTACGAACCCACTGGCCGAGGAAACTGTCACGTGGAGTCATGCGTTTACAGTCACCAACCTAGATTTACCTTGCATCCGTCCTTATTATGACATGGCCTACCCTGTTCATATCCTGGACAGGAACAACACTCTATTTGTGTTGTGTAGGGAACGTACTAGAGAGCAGAGCGAGGAAAATGATGATGAGCAAGATGAGGGAAGTCCTCAGATGAGGTTATACAGAATCGGGAGGCATGGGATCCAAGAGCGTGCCAACGTTGCAAATACTATTTTCTTTGAGCATCAAGTGTGTGGGTACCTCTACACGCCAAGTCTAGTGTCGCCTAACTGA
- the LOC106449605 gene encoding ankyrin repeat domain-containing protein EMB506, chloroplastic, with translation MVSWVLSIRPQSCLLTKFPVSISKSKLLIDCLPRSVPSRLSVPIKRQSAVKTRCFSETKRRTPSVQSKREFWEDPDGGSDSEDEEEGEDEDDSIGNDLDFESDWEEGDSRAQKVTTDNNYEEQLAREIEQLLAPEERAILQQNEIPNLQMISTKKWKPLQTLALSMQIQLMDNLMDNGLDIDDVDKDGQTALHKAVIGKKEAVISHLLRKGANPHIQDRDGASALHYAVQVGALQTVKLLIKYNVDVNVTDNEGWTPLHIAVQSRNRDITKILLTNGADKTRRTKDGKVALDMALCFGRDFKSYDLVKLLKIMPTDDI, from the exons ATGGTCTCTTGGGTCTTATCCATTCGTCCACAAAGTTGTCTCCTTACAAAATTTCCCGTTTCCATCTCTAAATCGAAGCTACTCATAGACTGTCTTCCAAGGAGCGTCCCATCACGCTTATCAGTTCCCATCAAGAGACAATCAGCGGTGAAGACTCGTTGTTTCTCTGAGACAAAGCGTCGAACACCTTCCGTGCAATCCAAACGTGAGTTCTGGGAAGACCCAGACGGTGGTAGCGACagtgaagacgaagaagaagggGAGGACGAAGACGATAGTATCGGGAATGATTTAGATTTCGAGAGTGATTGGGAAGAAGGAGACTCGAGAGCCCAGAAGGTTACTACAGACAACAACTACGAGGAACAGCTTGCAAGag AGATTGAGCAACTTCTTGCACCTGAAGAAAGAGCGATTCTTCAGCAAAACGAAATACCAAACCTTCAAATGATATCAACT AAGAAGTGGAAGCCACTTCAGACTCTTGCTCTGTCAATGCAGATTCAATTAATGGACAACCTCATGGACAATGGACTAGACATTGACGATGTTGACAAG GATGGCCAAACCGCTCTTCATAAGGCAGTCATTGGTAAAAAAGAAGCAGTGATTAGTCATCTTTTGAGGAAAGGAGCAAATCCACACATTCAAGATCGG GACGGTGCATCTGCGCTTCACTATGCAGTTCAAGTTGGAGCCTTGCAGACTGTAAAACTACTAATCAAGTACAATGTAGACGTCAATGTTACAGATAAT GAAGGATGGACTCCTTTACATATCGCTGTACAAAGCAGGAATCGTGACATTACAAAGATCTTGTTGACCAATGGTGCTGATAAGACAAGAAGAACAAAG GATGGGAAAGTAGCTTTGGACATGGCTCTGTGCTTTGGAAGAGATTTCAAGTCATATGATCTGGTCAAGCTGTTGAAGATCATGCCCACTGACGATATATAG
- the LOC106449604 gene encoding uncharacterized protein LOC106449604: protein MAKSSGETKFTLKLVVDEENNKVVFAEACRDFVDVLFSLLTLPMGTIVRLLENHRKSETVPIGCFSNLYKSVVDMGTDDFETEACKQMLLYPRSLWDVHCRRLKLNLHPTDGIKLFVCSTFTICKMCSYFSTSRCGCGMLMNVEIPCNGITVDKNIQDGVFVRGRSSFIITDDLKVAVRSTDLVLRNLNSVGCGDFSTVGERLVDVGFDEVMTLLECIFSSNAPLTDTFLNRQSLQGVMKTCETLSPDLGREIDESEGVITFSAIVRKHDMKVLYVECGEDFVDLLFSFLAVPLESVINVSGDSSTFGCIGNLFKSFKVLSATEVSTSKAVLPHYYTCQKQLLNIIIEQPQSFHRISTKEPLALIDSKSHGGDQSSGGSGFMKRDAKFTVSDDLIITPMTSSSAICILKKLESRAKDIQVQEIRISKKQATSLLRASLVTSSALNAALWNSTSKKPKQET, encoded by the exons ATGGCTAAGAGTTCTGGCGAGACTAAGTTCACTTTGAAACTTGTCGTTGATGAGGAGAACAACAAGGTTGTTTTTGCTGAGGCTTGTAGGGACTTTGTTGATGTGCTCTTCAGTCTTCTGACACTGCCTATGGGCACCATTGTCAGATTGCTTGAGAATCATCGAAAATCTGAGACTGTCCCTATTGGTTGTTTTAGCAATCTCTATAAAAGTGTCGTGGATATGGGCACAGATGATTTTGAGACTGAAGCTTGTAAGCAGATGCTGCTTTATCCGAGGAGCTTGTGGGATGTACACTGCAGAAGGCTTAAACTCAACTTACATCCTACTGATGGTATCAAGTTGTTTGTCTGCAGTACTTTCACTATCTGTAAAATGTGCAGTTATTTTAGCACTTCTCGATGTGGATGTGGAATGTTGATGAACGTAGAGATCCCGTGTAATGGAATAACTGTCGACAAGAACATACAAGACGGAGTATTTGTTAGAGGCAGGTCTTCATTCATCATAACTGACGACTTGAAAGTGGCAGTTCGGTCCACTGACCTTGTCTTGAGGAACCTCAATTCTGTAGGCTGTGGTGATTTTTCTACGGTTGGGGAAAGGCTCGTCGATGTCGGTTTTGATGAG GTCATGACTCTGTTGGAATGTATCTTTTCCTCAAATGCTCCCTTGACGGACACGTTTTTGAACAGACAAAGTCTCCAAGGTGTGATGAAGACTTGTGAAACACTAAGTCCAGATCTGGGGAGAGAAATAGATGAATCAGAAGGAGTAATAACTTTCAGCGCCATCGTGAGGAAACATGACATGAAGGTTTTATATGTTGAATGTGGAGAAGACTTTGTTGATCTTTTATTCTCGTTTCTTGCTGTTCCGCTGGAATCTGTAATTAATGTATCTGGTGACAGCTCCACTTTTGGGTGCATTGGAAACCTGTTCAAAAGCTTCAAGGTCTTGAGTGCTACAGAAGTTTCAACATCCAAAGCCGTGCTCCCTCATTACTATACATGTCAGAAGCAATTGCTCAATATCATCATTGAGCAACCTCAGAGCTTTCATAGAATCAGCACTAAGGAACCTTTGGCTCTGATTGATTCAAAATCTCATGGAGGTGATCAGTCATCAGGTGGTAGCGGATTCATGAAAAGAGACGCAAAGTTTACAGTATCAGATGATCTGATCATTACACCGATGACCTCAAGCTCAGCTATCTGCATACTGAAAAAGTTGGAGAGTCGAGCAAAGGATATACAGGTGCAAGAAATACGCATCAGCAAAAAACAG GCAACAAGTTTGTTGAGAGCTTCCTTGGTGACATCCTCTGCACTGAACGCTGCATTATGGAACTCGACTTCGAAGAAACCCAAGCAAGAGACTTGA
- the LOC106373132 gene encoding uncharacterized protein LOC106373132, which translates to MSGRHVSILERIESCRKELARWKNRTTSNAKINIQRLQVELETEIGKTRPNTELMKHLKLELGKAYREEEVFWRQKCREHWLREGDRNTAYFHNCSLFTGFTERVSPEMNASLCKEITANEIRRAAFAIRGNSAPGEDGLKGTFYQKYWHIVGAELVAAVQGFFRDSIIPRMSDMRPISLCSVQYKIISKILCDRLKSILPDIISDTQGAFVQGRLISDNIVIAHELVHGLRTNYSVSKEFMAIKTDMSKAYDRVEWCFLEELLERMGFDRIWVRWVMACITTVTYSVLLNGRSHGLIKPERGIRQGDPLSPFLFILCAHWSANLTSQKANEVESTEVLDYLKAYGDASGQRINLQKSSIIFGSQVLETTKAQVKDILGIGEEGGEGTYLGLPECFKGSKRDLLSFIREKLQSRLHGWFAKTLSLGGKEVLLKSIAMSLPVYAMSIFKLPKDVCTKITSAMIEFWWGGGNGKRKIPWIAWKKLCKQKKDGGLGFHDITKFNQSRLGKQAWRIMTNPNSLVARVLKSKYFENGDFQHSTLGSRPSYAWRSILHGRELLSKGLVRDIGNGENSNVWGVNWIIDPAPRPPNYRQDSIINLTLKISDLLIPNTSSWDSGRVRQAFTEHDAEIILRLKPNRSKEDGFKWGFTRDDENDPHQAPLPPLEKHLWSSLWKIKAPGKLKLFLWKALSGALAVMDRLRSRGIQVDPMCKVCNNGTETICHLLFTCPMARDVWERASIVLPPGGFSQNSAFLNLYHLLKQMQKKPKDMNVQAFPWIIWYLWKSRNGLIFERRHYSSVSVLLKAKEEANVWFELNVPGNEGNQSFLTTLETSPSWTRPPSGYLKCNIGVSWVNNQDMCGVGWILRDDKGTTLLHSRRAFSNVESKKSAELMAMQWAVSDMVYTRQQKIIFEFSCVLARQALTAPNEFVEWRYLRTDIHLRLRDLQDWSFQYCDHPENSIAQEIAVSVTSSRRFQSYISLGGPTWLLQRIESEAAT; encoded by the exons ATGTCAGGTAGACATGTTAGCATACTGGAGAGAATCGAGAGTTGCAGGAAAGAACTCGCGAGGTGGAAGAATAGAACCACGAGTAATGCTAAGATCAACATCCAAAGACTGCAAGTTGAACTGGAGACTGAGATTGGTAAAACCCGTCCTAACACAGAGCTCATGAAACACCTTAAGCTTGAATTGGGGAAAGCATATAGAGAAGAGGAAGTGTTCTGGCGTCAAAAATGCAGAGAACATTGGCTAAGAGAAGGTGACCGGAATACTGCCTATTTTCACAATTGT AGCTTATTTACTGGCTTTACTGAACGGGTCTCCCCTGAGATGAATGCTTCGCTGTGTAAGGAGATAACAGCTAATGAGATCCGTAGAGCAGCCTTTGCTATTCGTGGTAACAGCGCACCAGGAGAGGATGGTCTCAAAGGAACTTTCTACCAAAAGTATTGGCATATAGTGGGTGCAGAGCTAGTTGCGGCAGTTCAAGGTTTCTTCAGAGACTCGATTATCCCCCGG ATGAGTGATATGAGACCTATCAGCCTCTGCTCAGTTCAgtataaaataatttcgaaGATCCTCTGTGATAGACTGAAAAGCATACTGCCTGACATCATCTCAGACACACAAGGTGCCTTTGTCCAAGGTCGTCTCATATCAGATAATATTGTGATAGCTCATGAACTTGTTCATGGTCTGAGAACTAACTACTCTGTATCAAAGGAGTTTATGGCGATCAAGACTGACATGTCGAAAGCATATGACAGAGTTGAATGGTGCTTCCTTGAGGAACTACTGGAAAGAATGGGTTTTGACAGAATTTGGGTACGTTGGGTCATGGCATGCATCACTACAGTCACATATTCAGTGCTGCTTAATGGTAGATCACATGGTCTTATCAAACCGGAGAGAGGAATAAGACAAGGAGACCCTCTGTCACCGTTTCTTTTTATTCTCTGTGCGCACTGGTCAGCAAACTTAACCAGTCAGAAG GCAAATGAGGTGGAAAGCACTGAAGTTTTGGACTACTTGAAGGCGTATGGAGATGCCTCTGGTCAAAGAATCAATCTTCAAAAGTCTTCTATTATTTTTGGGTCTCAGGTACTGGAAACCACTAAAGCTCAAGTCAAAGATATTCTCGGCATTGGTGAGGAGGGGGGTGAAGGCACCTACCTGGGTTTGCCTGAATGTTTTAAAGGGTCTAAAAGGGATCTCTTAAGCTTCATAAGAGAGAAACTCCAATCTCGCCTCCACGGCTGGTTTGCGAAGACATTATCACTTGGTGGTAAGGAAGTCTTACTCAAATCCATCGCTATGTCCTTACCAGTATACGCAATGTCGATCTTTAAACTTCCTAAAGATGTGTGTACTAAGATCACAAGCGCTATGATAGAGTTCTGGTGGGGTGGTGGTAACGGCAAAAGGAAGATACCATGGATTGCTTGGAAGAAGTTATGCAAGCAGAAGAAGGATGGGGGTCTGGGTTTCCACGACATCACCAAATTCAACCAGTCTCGTCTCGGGAAGCAAGCGTGGAGAATCATGACTAATCCTAACTCACTGGTGGCTAGAGTGCTGAAGAGCAAGTACTTTGAAAACGGTGACTTTCAACACAGTACGCTTGGCTCTAGACCCTCTTATGCTTGGAGAAGCATTCTCCATGGCAGAGAATTACTGAGTAAAGGCTTGGTTCGTGACATTGGGAATGGTGAGAACTCTAACGTGTGGGGTGTTAACTGGATCATTGATCCTGCTCCAAGACCTCCCAATTACAGACAAGACAGCATCATTAACTTGACCCTGAAGATATCAGATCTCCTCATTCCTAACACTTCATCATGGGATAGTGGACGAGTTCGACAAGCCTTCACTGAACACGATGCTGAAATCATTCTACGGTTGAAACCAAACCGCAGCAAGGAAGATGGCTTTAAATGGGGCTTCACTAGAGATG ATGAGAATGATCCACATCAAGCTCCCCTACCACCATTGGAGAAACACCTCTGGAGCTCGCTGTGGAAGATCAAAGCACCTGGAAAACTGAAGCTTTTTTTGTGGAAAGCTCTATCAGGCGCTCTAGCGGTTATGGACAGACTACGCAGTAGGGGAATTCAGGTTGACCCTATGTGCAAGGTTTGTAACAATGGTACGGAGACGATTTGTCACCTCCTATTCACTTGTCCAATGGCCAGAGACGTTTGGGAAAGAGCCTCAATTGTTCTTCCTCCTGGAGGTTTTTCTCAAAACTCTGCTTTTCTCAACCTTTATCATCTATTGAAGCAAATGCAGAAAAAGCCAAAAGATATGAATGTCCAGGCCTTTCCCTGGATCATTTGGTATCTATGGAAGTCAAGGAACGGGTTGATCTTCGAAAGGAGGCATTACTCCTCTGTCTCAGTTTTATTGAAAGCGAAAGAAGAAGCTAACGTGTGGTTTGAGCTCAATGTGCCTGGAAATGAAGGTAACCAATCCTTTTTGACGACGTTAGAGACCTCTCCCTCTTGGACGAGACCTCCGTCGGGTTATCTCAAATGCAATATAGGAGTGTCATGGGTTAATAATCAGGATATGTGTGGAGTTGGTTGGATCTTGCGTGATGATAAAGGCACTACTCTTCTTCATAGCAGGCGAGCCTTCTCGAATGTGGAATCAAAAAAGTCAGCTGAGCTTATGGCCATGCAGTGGGCTGTCTCTGATATGGTGTACACTCGCCAACAGAagattatttttgaattttcatgCGTACTGGCAAGACAGGCTCTCACAGCTCCTAATGAGTTTGTGGAGTGGAGATACCTAAGAACGGATATTCATCTTCGTCTTAGGGATTTACAAGACTGGAGTTTCCAATACTGTGATCATCCGGAAAATTCTATAGCTCAGGAAATCGCTGTAAGTGTAACTTCTAGTCGTCGGTTCCAGTCATACATTTCTCTGGGTGGACCAACATGGCTGTTGCAGAGGATTGAAAGTGAAGCTGCCACCTGA